The region TGAAGCGCGCCAGCGGCGTCGGCCACCTCACTCCCTTCTTGCCGGGCCTGGAGGGTCTGCTCGGGGACCCCGAGGTCTCCGAGATCATGATCAACGGTCCCGGCAATGTCTGGATCGAGCGGGCCGGAAGGCTGGAGCCCCACGACGCGCCGGCCCTCACCGCCGCATGGCTCCACCGCGCGGCAATCCACATCGCGCGGCCGCTCGGGCTCGATCCCGCCGCGCGGCCGATCCTGGATGCACGGCTGGAGGACGGATCGCGGGTCGCCATCTGCACCCCGCCCGCGAGTCCCGAGGTCGCGATCACCATACGGCGGTTCGGAGGCCGCGCGTTCTCGGCCGAGGACCTCGTGCGGCTGGGCTCGCTGCCCGAAGACATCCTCGAAGCCGCCCGGAACACGCTTGCGTCCCGCCAGAACATCCTCGTCTCCGGCGGCACCGGCTCGGGCAAGACCACGCTGCTGAACGCGCTGATCGAACTGCTGCCCGAGGACGAACGCATCGTCGCGATCGAGGACACGCTCGAACTCAGGATCGACCGTGCCAACTGCCTCCGCTTCGAGGCCGGAGCCACCCTCTCAGAGACGCCCGTTGAGATCCGCGATCTGGTGCGGCACGCGCTCCGGCACCGGCCCGACCACATCGTCGTCGGCGAGGTGCGCGGCGGCGAGGCCGCCGACCTGCTGCAGGCGCTCAACACCGGCCACGGCGGGTCGCTCACCACCATCCACGCCAACAACGCGCGCTCCGCGCTCTCGCGGCTCGCGAGCTGCGCCATGCAGGCCGGAGACGCGCTGCCCTGGGAGGTCACCTGCCGGGGCGTCGTCGACGGCATCGCGCTCGTGCTGCACGTGACCCGCCGCGACGGGCGCCGGTTCGTCGAAGAGGCGCTCGAAGTGCGCGGCTACGACGCGGCCACCGGCCGCTGGATCACGGAACCGACATGGACCACCCAACCACCGAAGGAGGTGAACGCATGAGAGGCATCGACCGGACCATCCGAGTCAAGACGTTCGAGGACTTCGACCGCGAACTCGCCCGCGACAGCGGCGACACGCTCGAAGTCGACGACTACCTGGCCAAGGAGTACGGCCTCTTCCCCGAGGACGTGGGAACCGAGGACGAGATCGCGGCCGCCTGGGACGATCCGCACGGCGAGGAGGTGGACGGATGAACCACGACGAATACCACCGCAAGTTCGCCGACGCGATCATCGAGCAGATCAAGCAGGGCACCGCGCCGTGGCAGAAGCCGTGGGCGCCGGGCGAGCGCGTCATGCCCATGAACGTCGACACGGCCCGCTCCTACCGGGGCGGCAACAGCCTGCACTTGGCCGCCACCCAGCAGGAGCACGGCTACGGCGACGTGCGCTGGGGCACCTACCGCCAGATCCAGGCCCAGGGCGGACAGGTCAGAAAGGGCGAGACCGGCACCCGCATCCTGTCGTTTCAGGACCATAAGCGGATCGCCGTCACCGACGCGCAGGGTAAGCCCAGGCGGGACGCCGAGGGCAAGCGCGTCTACCGCTACGAGAAGCTCAAGACGCCGTTCGTGCGGCAGTACACCGTGTTCAACGCCGAGCAGGCCGACGGGCTGCCGGAGCGCGCGAACCCCACGCCCGAGCCCCTCTGGAAGGCGCACCGAGAGGCCGAGAAGGTCATGGAGGACGTGGGGGTTCAGGTCCGCCACGTCCAGGGCGACCGCGCCTACTACCACATGAAGCGCGACGAGATCGTGCTGCCCGAGCGCGGGCAGTTCCCATCCGCGAACCACTACTACCAGACCGCGCTCCACGAGTTGGGTCACAGTACCGGCCACCCCGAGCGGATGAACCGGGAGACGCTCGTCGAAGGGATCAAGAACGGGTTCGGGTCCCCCGACTACGCTAGGGAGGAACTCCGGGCCGAGATCAGCGCCATGATGACCGGCGAGCGCGTCGGCGTCGGGCATGACCCGAGCCGCGGCGCGGCCTACGTCGAGGGCTGGATCAAGTCGCTCGAGGAGGATCCGCGCGAGATCCGGCGCGCCGCCGCGGACGCGCAGAGGATCTCCGACTTCGTGCTCGCGCGGCACATCGAGCGGGAGCCCGCGCGGGCTCCCGTGGACATCACGCGGGAACCCATGGCCGTGGCCGCGACCCGCGCGCCCGGGCTTCAGCGGATCCAGGTGCCCGTCCCTCAGATCCCGACGCCCCAGCGCGGCGCCGGGCCGAGCCGCTGACGCACGATGAGAGGTAAGGAGATGTTCGGCCGCAAGGCCGGACCGGACCCGCGCCCCGCCGCGCCACCCAGCCGCAATCCCCACCGGATGCGGGACGGCCACCGCCGAGAATACGCCGCTGAGCGGGAGCGCGGGCCCATCTCCTTCCCCGAACGCTGCGCCGGGGCGCTGAGCGACATTGGCGTCCACGGCGCGGTCTCGTTCCGCGACCTGGCCGAGGCCCGCTTCGGCGGGCACCCCTACACCACCCGCCGGGCGGTGGACCATTGGATCCGGGACGGACTCGTCACGGAGACGCCGGAGACGGGACCGAACGGCAACCCGTTCAGGGTCCTCACCCTCACACCTGCCGGCGTGGCCGAAGCCCGTGACCTCGCCGCCGAGCGGGGCATGGACCGGGGGCAGCGGATCGAAATCCCCCGAATCCGGTCGGCCCAAGCCGGCCACGACACCGCCGTCTACCGGGCCACCTGGAAGGAACAGGCAAGCCTGCGCAAGCAGGGCGCCACGGTGCGGCGCGTCCGGCTCGACGCCGAACTCAGGAGCGCCGTCGCGCGGGCGAGCGAGTCGGCGCGCCGGAAGGAGGGCGACCGCGCCGCCGACGCCGAGCGGCACCGCATCGCCCATGAACTCGCGCTCCCCCTCGACGACGAGGGAAGGGTGCTCTACCCGGACGCCCAGATCGAGTACGAGGACGCCGAAGGGCGCACCGGGCGCGTCAACGTCGAAGCCGTCTCCGGCGACTATCGCGAACCGGCCGTCCGCGCCAAGGCGGCCGCCGGGTTCCGGATGCATGCCAGCGGCCCGGCCGCCGCCGCGCTGCTCCGGAGACTCGGCCTCGGCCCGGGCGAGGACGGCTCCTGGCTCAGGGGTCCGGCCGACCGCGATCCGGCCACCGTCGAACTCTGAGCGCACGGAGGATCGGACTTGCAGCCCTGGAAGATCAGCGCGGGACTCACCGCCGCACTCACCGGAGCAACGTTCCTCCTCGGCGGAGCCCGCCTCGAGTATCTCGCGCCCCACTGGGCGCTCATCTTCGCCAGCCACGGCGCCTCGGTCGGGCTGCACGCGGCGTTCGCCGTCGTCACCGTCTCCGCCGCCATCTACAGCGTCGCCCGCGCGACCGGGCTCGCCGACCTCGGAAGCCGCGTCGATCTCGCCGAACGTTCCGTCCGGCGCGGCGAGGGGGACGCAGATCTCACCGACGCGCTCCGCAGGGACGCCGAGGGGGACTGGGAGTGAACGCCCATGAGTGAGCGAAGATCCGTCGAGGCGCTGCCCGGCACCTGGCGCAGGCGCGCGAAGGCGCTCCGCCGTTACGGAAGCGAGCCCCCGGCCGTCACGCTGGAACGCTGCGCGGCCGAACTTGAGGACACCATCGTCGAAAGGGACGAGACCACCTACTCGCTGGTCGAGGCTTCCCGCGAGAGCGGATACTCGGCCGACCACCTCGGGCGGCTCGTCCGCGACGGAAAGATCCCCAACGCCGGACGGCCCGGCGCGCCCCGGATCGCGCGCAGGGACCTGCCCCGGAAGGCCCACGTCCCGGCGGAGCCGCGACTGGCGGAGGAGCCTCGCCGGCGCGATGTTTCGAACGCGCAGATCGTGCAGTCCATCATCGAGAGAGGAATCGAATGATGGCAGTCACGAAACGTGACCGGCGCGCGTACAGCGCCGGCGAGCGGGGCCGGAACCGGGTGAGGGTGTTCCCCGATCCCAAGACCGGTCTTTTCCAGATCGAGTGGCGCAACAACGGTCGAAGGCTGAGCCGGTCGCTGAGACACCGCGACTGGCAGAAGGCGAAGAAGCAGGCGGATGAGCTTGCCGCAGGCTTCTCCAGCCCGCAGGCCCGCGAGGTACGGGAGCCCGAGCCGCTCACGCTGGGGGGGCTTTTTGACATTTACGGGGAAGAGGTGACGCCCACCAAGGCGCCGTCGAGCCGGAAGTACGACCGGGCCACCATGGCGATGTTCCGCAACTTCTTTGGGGGACACCGTCAACCGGCCACGCTCTCGCAGCGCGACTGGGACCGGTTCATCCGGGCACGTCGTGCGGGCAAGGCCGGGCGCAGCCGCAGGCCCGTGGGCAACCGCACGATCCAACAGGACCTCAAGCTACTGCTCGCGATCCTGAACTGGGCCGCGAAGTCGAGGGACGAGGAGGGTAGGCTCCTCCTCGAATCCAACCCCCTCCGGGGGCTCAGGGCCCCTGCCGAGAAGAACCCGACCCGGGTGCTTCTCACCGACGCGGAGTACCAGGCATTGCTCCGGGTGTCCGAGGCGATGGACTGGCGGTTTCGTGTGGCGCTGGTGATCGCCCACGAGACGGGGCACCGTATCGGTGCCATCCGCCAGCTCCGCTGGCCGGACATCGACATGGAGGCCGGGGTTATCCGCTGGCGCGCTGAGAACGAGAAGACCGGGTACGAGCACCGGACTCCGGTCACAGCCGAGGCGCTCGCCGTCTTGCAGGGGGCGTGGATGCAGAACCCCAGCGGCGGGGACTCTCCCGTGCTGCCCGCGCCGAGGGACCCCTCGCGGTGCCTGGACCGGTCGCGGGTGCGCGTCTGGTGGGACAAGGCCCAGAAACTCGCAGGGCTGGAGCCCAAGCGCGGTCGCGGCTGGCACTCGCTGAGGCGGAAGTTCGCTTCGGACCTCATGAACCAGCCGCTGAAGGTGCTCTGCGAACTCGGAGGCTGGAAGACGGCCCAGACCGTTCTCCAGTGTTACCAGCGGGCCGACGAGGACCAGCTCAGGAAGGCCCTCGAAGACCGGCGGAGGGTTTCCATTCCCGCTGAATAGCGGGAATCAAACAGCTGGAACTCGACCTCGAAATCCCGTAACTTCAATAGGGGCC is a window of Gammaproteobacteria bacterium DNA encoding:
- a CDS encoding tyrosine-type recombinase/integrase, whose protein sequence is MMAVTKRDRRAYSAGERGRNRVRVFPDPKTGLFQIEWRNNGRRLSRSLRHRDWQKAKKQADELAAGFSSPQAREVREPEPLTLGGLFDIYGEEVTPTKAPSSRKYDRATMAMFRNFFGGHRQPATLSQRDWDRFIRARRAGKAGRSRRPVGNRTIQQDLKLLLAILNWAAKSRDEEGRLLLESNPLRGLRAPAEKNPTRVLLTDAEYQALLRVSEAMDWRFRVALVIAHETGHRIGAIRQLRWPDIDMEAGVIRWRAENEKTGYEHRTPVTAEALAVLQGAWMQNPSGGDSPVLPAPRDPSRCLDRSRVRVWWDKAQKLAGLEPKRGRGWHSLRRKFASDLMNQPLKVLCELGGWKTAQTVLQCYQRADEDQLRKALEDRRRVSIPAE
- a CDS encoding ATPase, T2SS/T4P/T4SS family, which gives rise to MKRASGVGHLTPFLPGLEGLLGDPEVSEIMINGPGNVWIERAGRLEPHDAPALTAAWLHRAAIHIARPLGLDPAARPILDARLEDGSRVAICTPPASPEVAITIRRFGGRAFSAEDLVRLGSLPEDILEAARNTLASRQNILVSGGTGSGKTTLLNALIELLPEDERIVAIEDTLELRIDRANCLRFEAGATLSETPVEIRDLVRHALRHRPDHIVVGEVRGGEAADLLQALNTGHGGSLTTIHANNARSALSRLASCAMQAGDALPWEVTCRGVVDGIALVLHVTRRDGRRFVEEALEVRGYDAATGRWITEPTWTTQPPKEVNA
- a CDS encoding zincin-like metallopeptidase domain-containing protein; protein product: MNHDEYHRKFADAIIEQIKQGTAPWQKPWAPGERVMPMNVDTARSYRGGNSLHLAATQQEHGYGDVRWGTYRQIQAQGGQVRKGETGTRILSFQDHKRIAVTDAQGKPRRDAEGKRVYRYEKLKTPFVRQYTVFNAEQADGLPERANPTPEPLWKAHREAEKVMEDVGVQVRHVQGDRAYYHMKRDEIVLPERGQFPSANHYYQTALHELGHSTGHPERMNRETLVEGIKNGFGSPDYAREELRAEISAMMTGERVGVGHDPSRGAAYVEGWIKSLEEDPREIRRAAADAQRISDFVLARHIEREPARAPVDITREPMAVAATRAPGLQRIQVPVPQIPTPQRGAGPSR